The Streptococcus parasanguinis genomic sequence GTTTTTCCACATAATACCAATCTACAAGCGACGGTCAGTCATTCCATTACGCGTGACATTATTAACTTATACAATCAGAAACACCCCATGAATTAGAAAGGAAACTATGCTTTATCCAGCACCTATTGCAAAATTAATTGACAGCTATTCGAAGTTGCCAGGAATTGGGATCAAAACAGCGACTCGTCTGGCTTTTTACACCATTGGTATGTCAGATGATGATGTCAATGAATTTGCCAAGAACTTACTGAATGCCAAGCGTGAGCTGGGGTATTGCAGTATTTGTGGCAATTTAACCGATGAAGAAACCTGCGAGATTTGTCGAGATGAAACGCGGGATCCATCCCTCATTCTGGTTGTAGAAGATAGCCGGGATGTATCTGCTATGGAAAATATCCAGGAATACCACGGTCGCTATCATGTCTTGCATGGCTTGATCTCGCCCATGAATGGCGTAGGACCCGATGACATCAATCTCAAGAGTTTGATTAGTCGCTTGATGGATGGAACAGTCACAGAGGTCATTGTTGCGACCAATGCGACGGCAGACGGGGAAGCGACATCTATGTATATCTCGCGTGTGCTCAAACCAGCAGGCATCAAAGTGACCCGTTTGGCACGGGGGCTAGCAGTTGGAGCCGATATCGAGTATGCGGACGAAGTGACCCTTCTTCGCGCGATCGAAAATCGGACAGAATTATAAGAGAAGTTCTTTCGAAAGGGCTATCATTGTGGTATACTATCAAGTAAGAAATCAAGGGAACAATTAGGGAGAAACTATGAGTAAACAAGACTTAATCCTGTTGTATGGTGGACGTAGTGCAGAACGTGAAGTATCTGTTCTTTCAGCAGAAAGCGTGATGCGCGCGATTGATTACCAAGCATTTTCGGTTCAAACCTACTTTATTACGCAGTCAGGAGACTTCATCCAGACGCAAGCTTTTGAAGAAAAACCAGCGGATGATGAGAAATTGATGACCAATGATACAGTGGACTGGTCTAAAAAAGTGGCACCATCTGCGATTTACAAGGAAGGAGCAGTAGTCTTTCCAGTTCTTCATGGACCAATGGGAGAAGATGGTTCCATTCAAGGCTTCTTAGAAGTCTTGAAGATGCCTTATGTCGGCTGTGGCATCCTAGCTTCCAGTGTTGCGATGGACAAGATCACGACCAAACGGGTCTTGGAGTCTGCAGGGATTCCACAAGTTCCTTATGTAGCTGTAGTGGAAGGCGATGACTTGGAAGAGAAAATTGCTACAATTGAAGCGACTCTCTCTTATCCTGTCTTTACCAAACCATCCAATATGGGCTCTAGTGTTGGGATTTCAAAATCTGAAAACCAAACAGAGCTTCGGACTGCTCTCGAATTGGCCTTCAAATACGATAGCCGTGTCTTGGTAGAGCAAGGAGTCAATGCGCGTGAGATCGAAGTTGGACTGCTTGGAAACTATGATGTGAAGAGTACCTTGCCAGGTGAAGTTGTGAAAGATGTGGCCTTCTATGATTATGATGCCAAATACATCGACAACAAAATTACCATGGCGATTCCAGCTCAATTGGACCCTGAGGTTGTGAAAACCATGCGGACCAACGCAGAAAAAGCCTTTCGTGCAATCGGTGGTCTAGGTTTAGCGCGTTGTGATTTCTTCTATACCGATAAAGGAGAGATCTTCTTAAACGAACTCAATACCATGCCAGGATTTACCCAATGGTCTATGTATCCTCTGCTTTGGGACAATATGGGACTCAACTATACAGATTTGATCACCAAGTTAGTAGAGCTTGGAAAAGAAGTCTTCCAAAAACACGAAGCGCATTTGTTGTAAGAAAAGAGAGAGTGGGACAGAAATCGGTAATTCGTTAGAATTCGATTTCGTCGTCCCACCTCCGCACAGTTAAGTAGGGCTGTAAAAGCTGATAAAATCAGCGTAGTAGAGCCCACTCAACTACTGCGTCTTGCTCGACAATCCAAAAACAATCAAGAGGCTAGGACTTCTGTCCCAGCCACTTTTTTTGTAGTCTAGAATATGGTATAATGAGAAGAATTTGATAGGAGCGTCCAAATTTTTGAAGACGCTACGGAGAACTGAGGAGTCGGATATGAATCTCACATTACATGAAGTTGCTCATCTAGTACACGCAAAAAATGATATCAGCCAATTTGAAGATGTGGCCCTCGTCAAGCCGGAATTTGACAGCCGATTGATTGGGCCTGGAGACCTGTTTGTTCCGTTAAAGGGAGCGCGTGATGGTCATGACTTTATTGAGACTGCTTTTGAAAATGGAGCCGTAGCCACTTTTTCAGAGAAAGTGGTAGAAGGCCACCCTTATATTTTGGTGGAAGATGTGCTGAGCGCTTTTCAAACACTTGCTGCAGCCTATCTTCAAAAGACAAAAGTAGATGTTTTTGCAGTGACGGGGTCAAATGGTAAAACCACCACAAAAGATATGTTGGCACAGCTTTTGTCCACCACCTACCTGACCTATAAAACACAAGGAAACTATAATAACGAAATTGGTCTTCCTTATACGGTTTTGCATATGCCAGAAGGGACGGACAAACTGGTCCTTGAAATGGGGCAAGACCATCTAGGAGATATCCATCTCTTGTCAGAACTGGCGCATCCAAAAGCTGCTATTGTCACCTTGATTGGGGAAGCCCATTTGGAATTCTTCAAAGATCGAAGTGAGATCGCAAAAGGAAAACTCCAGATTGCGGATGGGATGCCAGAAGGCGGTCTTCTGGTAGTTCCAGCTGATCCGATCGTCAATGCCTACCTCCCTGAAAATCAAACAGTCGTTCGCTTTGGGCCAGATGAGGAGATTTTTATTACCGAGTTAATCGAGCGAAAGGATAGCTTAACTTTCCGAGCTAATTTCTTAGAAGAAGCGATCGATCTTCCAGTAACAGGAAAATACAATGCGACCAATGCTATGATTGCAGCTTATGTTGCCTTGAAAGAAGGAGTGAGTGAAGCTGCGATTCGTGATAGTTTTGAAACCTTGCAATTAACGCGCAACCGGACAGAATGGAAGAAGGCCAGTAACGGAGCGGATATCCTATCCGATGTCTACAATGCTAATCCGACGGCTATGCGCTTGATTTTAGAAACTTTCTCGACTATTCCTGCGAATCCAAATGGCCGAAAATTAGCCGTACTTGCAGATATGAAAGAACTAGGGGAGCAATCTGTAAATCTACACAACCAAATGATCCTCAGCCTCTCACCGGATGTCTTGGATACCGTTATTTTCTATGGGCAAGACATTGCGGGCTTGGCTCAATTAGCGAGTCAGATGTTCCCACTCGGACATGTCTATTATTTCAAAAAGACCGCTGAGGAAGATCAATTTGAGGACCTGGTCAAACAAGTCAAGGAAAGCTTAAAAGAGCAGGACCAAATCCTCATCAAGGGAAGCAATTCCATGAATCTAGCCAAATTGGTAGAGGAATTAGAAAAAGCCTAGCAAATGTGAAGGAAGTTATACAAAAATAGTCTACTATAAACTAAAGGAATAGAAAAATGACACTTTGGGATTTATTGTTTACGAACCAAAAATCAGCCCCGCCTGAGTTTGGACTCTGGTATGTTTTCCTACCAGCTTCCTTGTTGGTGGTTGGCTATTTTTCCATCAAATATGCACAGTCTAAAAGCTACCAACGCTTTTGGTATTGGGCACAATTGATTCAAGTCTTAACCATCAATGCTTGGTATATTCTAGCCCACATGCCTTTGACAGACAATTTACCTTTTTATCATTGTCGCTTGGCTATGCTTGCGATCCTCTTTGCTCCTAGAGGGACCTATATCAAGCAATATTTTGCCTTGTTGGGTGTTCTAGGATCCATTGCGGCTTTGGTTTATCCGGCCTTTGACCCCTTCCCATTCCCCCATATTACTGTACTCAACCTGATTTTTAGTCACTGGGCCTTGTTTGCCAATAGTTTGATTTACCTGCAGGAGTTTTATCAGTCGGAAAAACAGGACACCTTACGGATTGTTAAGATCACCTTTGGTATGAATGCAGTCATCTTTTTGGTCAATCTTTTGACCAGAGGAGATTACGGCTTCTTACGACGTCCACCAATCATTGGAGACCACGGTGCTCTCTTGAACTACCTCTTGGTCAGCATCGTGATGGTGGCGGGTATTTGCTTGGTCAATCAACGCTATAAATACAAATACAAGATGGTCGAAAAGAGTATAGTTTCGCGCTCAGAATAAAAAGAGCAGATAAGGGAAAGAAATCATGACACTTTGGGACTTATTTTTCACCAGTCAACCAACGGCCCCTCCTCAATTGGGGGCTTGGTATTTCTTGTTGCCGACCTCATTGGTAGTGGTGGGGCTTCTGTCTATTCGATTTGCTTCTTCCAAAGGCTATCAAAACTTTTGGTATTGGGGGCAGTTGATCCAGTTGCTCATTATCAACTCTTGGTATTTAGCAGCTCGCTTGCCTTTTTCAGAGAGTCTTCCTTTTTATCATAGCCGGATGGCCATGTGGATCATTCTTTTGGCTCCCAAGGGCAGCTTCAAACAATATTTTGCTCTCGTGGGAGTCTTTGGCTCCATTATGGCCTTGGTTCATCCTGTTTTTTATCCCTATCCTTTTCCTCACGTATCCTCGATCAACAATGTCTTTGGTCACTGGGCTCTCCTGGCCAACTGTTTGATCTATCTGGTTCAATCCTACCAGGTGGAAGAAGGGGCTGTTTGGAAAATCTGTCAGATGACGTTTGGGGTCAATGCCATTATTCAGCTTGCGAATCTCGCAACGGGTGGAAACTATGGCTTTATGCGTCGCCCTCCTGTGATCGGTGACCATGGCCTTGTGCTCAACTATTTGATCGTGACAGTTCTCATGACGGGGACACTGATTTTCATCAATACGATCGTTCAGTACAGTAAGAAAAGAAGAATACCTAAATCTGTTTAAATAAGGAGATTTTATGCATCATTTTTTCACTACAGAATCAACAGCACCACCAGCAATCTCAGTAACTTGGTATAGTGTGATGGTCTTGTTCGTTGTGACAGCGATTATGATGTCACTTCGCTATTATCAGAATGAGCAATTTCGCAAATGTTTTCAATACTTACAGGGCTTCCAGTTAATTTGCTTGTATCTTTGGTATTTTGCCTACCACATTCCATGGTCCAATAGCTTACCTTTTTACCATTGCCGCTTGGCCATGTTTGCGGTCTTGTTTTTACCAGACCGATGGAAAAGCAAACAGTTCTTTGCCTTGATGGGAGTGAGTGGAGCCATCTTTGCTTTGGGCTATCCAGTCTTTGATCCCTACACTTTCCCTCATATTACGAGTTTTTCTTTCCTCCTCGGACATTACTGTCTCCTCATCAATTCCTTGATTTATCTTTTGAGATGGTATGATCGAAACCAATTAAAAAATAGTCAGATTGTTCTCTATACCTTTGCCTTAGATTTATTCCTGGTTGGAGTCAATCAATTGACGGGAGGAAATTACGGCTTGATGGCCCGCCCTCCGATTATGAGAGGGGATAAGGTGTGGCTCAACTATCTGGTTGTATCCAGTATTTTAGCCCTTGCTTTATTACTCTTTAATCAGTTCTTCAGTCGCAGAAGTGAGCGAGTGAAAGTGAGAAAATAAATATGATTGAATTAGACTAGAATCTACGGATTTTAGTCTTTCTTTTTGCTCTCAAAGAAGAATCATCGTTGAAAAAAGTGCCTATTTTCGCTATAATAGGACAGATAGAGAAATTGAGGAGAGATCCGATGTAGAGATGAATTTGTAAATTTATCAAAAAATAAGAAGAGAAAGAATTAGGAACATGAACGTACAAGAAGAAATTAAAAAACGCCGTACCTTTGCCATCATCTCCCACCCGGATGCTGGTAAAACGACGATTACTGAGCAGTTGCTCTACTTTGGGGGAGAGATTCGGGAAGCCGGTACTGTCAAAGGGAAGAAAACAGGAAACTTTGCTAAATCCGACTGGATGGACATTGAGAAACAACGTGGGATTTCCGTAACCTCATCTGTCATGCAGTTTGACTACGATGGTAAACGCGTTAATATCCTTGATACCCCAGGGCACGAGGACTTCTCAGAAGATACTTACCGGACCTTGATGGCGGTGGATGCGGCGGTTATGGTTGTAGACTCTGCCAAGGGTATCGAGGCCCAAACCAAGAAATTGTTTGAGGTTGTGAAACACCGAGGCATTCCAGTCTTTACCTTTATGAACAAGCTGGACCGTGATGGACGTGAGCCACTGGACCTCTTGCAAGAATTGGAAGAAGTCTTGGGCATCGCCAGTTACCCAATGAACTGGCCGATCGGGATGGGGAAAGCCTTTGAGGGGCTTTACGACCTCTATAATCAACGCTTGGAACTCTACAAAGGGGATGAACGCTTTGCGAGTCTAGAAGATGGAGACAAGCTCTTTGCTAACAATCCATTCTACGAGCAGGTGAAAGACGATATCGAACTTTTGCAAGAAGCTGGAAATGAATTCTCAGAAGAAGCCATCCTTGCGGGTGAATTAACACCAGTCTTCTTTGGATCCGCTTTGACGAACTTTGGGGTGCAGACTTTCTTAGAAACCTTCTTGAAGTTTGCTCCAGAACCACATGGCCACAAGAAGACAGATGGAGAGCTTGTCGACCCTTATGATAAGGATTTCTCAGGATTTGTCTTTAAAATCCAAGCCAACATGGACCCTCGTCACCGTGACCGGATTGCCTTTGTTCGAATTGTATCGGGCGAGTTTGAGCGGGGCATGAGCGTTAACCTGCCTCGTACTGGTAAGGGGGCTAAGCTATCAAATGTCACTCAGTTTATGGCCGAAAGCCGTGAAAATGTCAGCAATGCCGTAGCAGGAGACATCATCGGGGTTTACGATACTGGTACTTATCAGGTTGGAGATACGCTGACAGTTGGTAAAAATAAGTTCGAATTTGAACCACTGCCAACCTTTACGCCTGAAATCTTCATGAAGGTATCTGCTAAGAATGTCATGAAGCAAAAATCCTTCCACAAGGGGATTGAGCAATTGGTGCAAGAAGGAGCTATCCAGCTTTATACCAACTACCAAACAGGTGAATACATGCTAGGTGCTGTTGGGCAACTCCAGTTTGAAGTCTTCAAGCACCGCATGGAAAATGAATACAATGCCGAAGTGGTCATGAGCCCAATGGGTAAAAAGACCGTTCGTTGGATCAAACCAGAAGATTTAGATGAGCGTATGTCTTCAAGTCGAAACATCTTGGCCAAAGACCGTTTTGACCAGCCTGTCTTCCTCTTTGAAAACGACTTTGCCCTCCGTTGGTTTGCGGACAAGTATCCAGACGTTGAGTTGGAAGAAAAGATGGGATAAGGAAAGTTTTCAAAACCGATCCATGACAATAGAAATAAGAAAACGGAATCTTGTCCGTTTTCGCTTATAAAGGAGAAATGATGGGATTATTAAGTGGTTTGATGGGCAATGCCTCTCAAAAAAATGTTGACAAAGTAGAAAGAGATCTGGAAGATATTTTGGTGCCTGGAGAGCAAGTCACTCTCGCTTTTAGCCTGATTCGTGATTTGATCGTCTTTACCGAGTTTCGTTTGATCTTGGTGGATAAGCAAGGAGTAACAGGAAAGAAAACTTCCTACAAATCCCTTCCTTATCGCTCCATCTCTCGATTTTCAGTAGAAACTTCCGGTCATTTTGATTTGGATGCTGAATTAAAAATCTGGGTCTCTTCAGCAGTGGAACCTTCAGAAGTTTTACAATTCAAGAGTGACAACAGTGTCATTGAAATCCAGCAAGCATTAGCCAGTGCGGTCTTTAAATAAAAAATCATGTTGATAGAGAACAGTTGAGAAAGGAGACGGAATGTTTATCGATAAACAATTGGGTCAAGATCGGAAATGGATCAATATCGACTCGGATTTGATTGCTGAAAATTCATATCTTTATAAAAAATACGATATTGACAAAGAAACCATTGAGTACGCGATGGATAAGAACGAACGTGCCCATATGGATTACAATCGAGAAAACGGAACGATCACCTTTATCTATAATGTATTGGATTTAGAAAAGGACAAGGAATATTACGAAACCATACCCATGACCTTTATCGTTCAAGATACGCGACTCGTGACCATCAGTAATCAGGACAATGCCTATATCATTGAACAAATGGTTCGCTATTTGGAAAGCCATGGGGAGCTGTCGATCTATAAGTTGCTTTTTGCAGGTCTTGAAATGATCAGTAATGCTTATTATCCGATTATTGATCGCTTAGATAAGCACAAAGATGAACTCAATCGTTTGCTTCGAAAGACAACGACGACCAAGAATCTTTATGCCCTGTCTGACCTTGAGACCGGTATGGTGTATCTGGTCGCGGCAGCCAAGCAAAATCGGATGTTGCTAGAACATATCAAAGCGCATGCCATTTATCGCAGGATGAATGATGTTGAAAAAGAGCAGTTTGATGATGCCATGATCGAAGCGCGTCAGTTGGTTTCGATGACTGAGTTGATTTCGAATGTCTTACAGCAGTTGTCTGGATCATACAACAATATCCTAAACAACAACTTGAATGATAACTTGACCACCCTAACCATCTTTGAAGCCTTGTTGGCGGTCTTAGCCGTTATCACCGGTTTCTTTGGAATGAATATTCCTCTTCCGATGACAGAGGATCCCAATGCTTGGATTTATGTATCCCTATGTAGCTTTATATTATGGCTCATTTTGGCAAAGGTCATGCGGTGGATTGTGAAAAAAAGATAAAAAAAGAGGCTTGGAGAAATCCGAGCCTCTTCGTATCTAGAATAATCTGAGAAATAGGAACCATCTAGACACCTGCCCTCCTCTCCAAAGAAGGGGCAGTGTGAATAGTTCATCGACTGTACAAAATCTTCTTGGAAATAGTAGGAGTAGATTTAATAGTACTGAGTGGTTCTAAATAAATCAGAACTTAGAATAAATCGTTGAATCAGATAAAATGATCCTATTTCTTTATACAGAAATATTTTAGATACTAACTGTATTATACATATTTATTTGTAAAAACGCAAGATAAGAGTTACCAAAAAATAAAAGTTTTCCGATTTTTTTATACTCCTATGATGAAGTATATGAAATGGTCGCAAGAAGAAAACCAGTCCTTGCTTGGTTTAGGAGCGCTTTTATAATTTTAAGCTATCTAAGATTTTTTCCTAAAAAATAAAATTAGTCTCCTGTGACTATCATTTACCTCTTCATTGTGTTATACTAGATAAGTTGCAAACTTGTATGAGAGAAATGCTAGGGAGGCAGAACAGATGGAAGGATTCTGTTCGAAAGAAGACTCCCGCAAGTAGGATCTTGTGGCCTATTTGTTTGAAAAACGATACTAGCCAACAACATCCGTTAGGACGCAAAACATTTTTCTCTAAAGAAATTGTAGTCTTAAACAGACGGACTAGTTTTTCTTTAGATGAGTCTTGCGACAGGTGACCGGGAAGGTGACTTCCTATGCAATCAGTGCGTTTTCGCATTGAAAGAAGTGTGATAAAGTGGCTTCGCACCACTTTTTAGAAAGAAGAAAGAATTGAAATTCAATGAATTTAACTTATCTGCTGCATTATTAGCAGAAATCGAAAAAGCTGGCTTTGTAGAAGCAAGCCCTATCCAAGAACAAACTATTCCTTTGGCCCTTGAAGGAAAAGATGTCATCGGCCAAGCGCAAACAGGGACCGGTAAAACGGCTGCTTTTGGTCTTCCAACTTTGGAGAAGATTGATGTCGATAATACTGTGATCCAAGCTCTTGTTATTGCCCCAACGCGTGAGTTGGCGGTTCAAAGTCAGGAAGAACTCTTCCGTTTTGGACGCAGCAAGGGTGTTAAAGTCCGCTCTGTCTATGGTGGATCAAGCATTGAAAAGCAAATCAAAGCCTTGAAGTCAGGTGCTCATATCGTTGTGGGAACCCCTGGACGCTTGCTAGATTTGATCAAGCGCAAGGCCTTGAAACTTAATCATATTGAAACCTTGATCTTGGACGAAGCAGATGAAATGCTCAACATGGGCTTTTTGGAAGATATCGAAGCTATCATTAGCCGTGTTCCAGAAACACGTCAAACTCTTCTCTTTTCAGCAACGATGCCAGAAGCCATCAAACGCATTGGTGTTCAGTTTATGAAAGAACCCGAACACGTTAAGATTGCGGCCAAAGAATTGACAACTGATTTGGTCGATCAATACTATATTCGTGTCAAAGAAGGCGAAAAATTTGATACCATGACTCGATTGATGGATGTCGAGCAACCTGAACTTGCCATCGTCTTTGGTCGGACCAAACGCCGGGTCGATGAATTGACTCGTGGCTTGAAGATTCGTGGTTTCCGGGCAGAAGGAATTCACGGAGATTTGGATCAAAACAAACGCCTCCGAGTGCTTCGTGACTTTAAAAATGGGAACTTGGACGTCTTGGTAGCAACAGACGTTGCGGCACGTGGCTTGGATATTTCAGGTGTTACCCATGTCTACAACTACGATATTCCACAAGATCCAGAAAGCTATGTTCACCGGATCGGACGGACAGGTCGTGCTGGGAAAACAGGGCAATCCATTACCTTTGTATCGCCAAATGAAATGGGCTATTTGCAAATCATTGAGAACTTGACTAAAAAGCGGATGAAGGGAATGAAACCTGCAACAGCGGAAGAAGCCTTCCAAGCTAAAAAACAAGTAGCACTGAAGAAAATTGAGCGAGACTTTGAAGATGAAAAAATCCGGACCAACTTTGAGAAGTTTGGCAAGGATGCTCGCAAATTGGCTGCAGAATTCACTCCTGA encodes the following:
- the recR gene encoding recombination mediator RecR; this encodes MLYPAPIAKLIDSYSKLPGIGIKTATRLAFYTIGMSDDDVNEFAKNLLNAKRELGYCSICGNLTDEETCEICRDETRDPSLILVVEDSRDVSAMENIQEYHGRYHVLHGLISPMNGVGPDDINLKSLISRLMDGTVTEVIVATNATADGEATSMYISRVLKPAGIKVTRLARGLAVGADIEYADEVTLLRAIENRTEL
- a CDS encoding D-alanine--D-alanine ligase; the encoded protein is MSKQDLILLYGGRSAEREVSVLSAESVMRAIDYQAFSVQTYFITQSGDFIQTQAFEEKPADDEKLMTNDTVDWSKKVAPSAIYKEGAVVFPVLHGPMGEDGSIQGFLEVLKMPYVGCGILASSVAMDKITTKRVLESAGIPQVPYVAVVEGDDLEEKIATIEATLSYPVFTKPSNMGSSVGISKSENQTELRTALELAFKYDSRVLVEQGVNAREIEVGLLGNYDVKSTLPGEVVKDVAFYDYDAKYIDNKITMAIPAQLDPEVVKTMRTNAEKAFRAIGGLGLARCDFFYTDKGEIFLNELNTMPGFTQWSMYPLLWDNMGLNYTDLITKLVELGKEVFQKHEAHLL
- a CDS encoding UDP-N-acetylmuramoyl-tripeptide--D-alanyl-D-alanine ligase — translated: MNLTLHEVAHLVHAKNDISQFEDVALVKPEFDSRLIGPGDLFVPLKGARDGHDFIETAFENGAVATFSEKVVEGHPYILVEDVLSAFQTLAAAYLQKTKVDVFAVTGSNGKTTTKDMLAQLLSTTYLTYKTQGNYNNEIGLPYTVLHMPEGTDKLVLEMGQDHLGDIHLLSELAHPKAAIVTLIGEAHLEFFKDRSEIAKGKLQIADGMPEGGLLVVPADPIVNAYLPENQTVVRFGPDEEIFITELIERKDSLTFRANFLEEAIDLPVTGKYNATNAMIAAYVALKEGVSEAAIRDSFETLQLTRNRTEWKKASNGADILSDVYNANPTAMRLILETFSTIPANPNGRKLAVLADMKELGEQSVNLHNQMILSLSPDVLDTVIFYGQDIAGLAQLASQMFPLGHVYYFKKTAEEDQFEDLVKQVKESLKEQDQILIKGSNSMNLAKLVEELEKA
- a CDS encoding YwaF family protein; the encoded protein is MTLWDLLFTNQKSAPPEFGLWYVFLPASLLVVGYFSIKYAQSKSYQRFWYWAQLIQVLTINAWYILAHMPLTDNLPFYHCRLAMLAILFAPRGTYIKQYFALLGVLGSIAALVYPAFDPFPFPHITVLNLIFSHWALFANSLIYLQEFYQSEKQDTLRIVKITFGMNAVIFLVNLLTRGDYGFLRRPPIIGDHGALLNYLLVSIVMVAGICLVNQRYKYKYKMVEKSIVSRSE
- a CDS encoding YwaF family protein, yielding MTLWDLFFTSQPTAPPQLGAWYFLLPTSLVVVGLLSIRFASSKGYQNFWYWGQLIQLLIINSWYLAARLPFSESLPFYHSRMAMWIILLAPKGSFKQYFALVGVFGSIMALVHPVFYPYPFPHVSSINNVFGHWALLANCLIYLVQSYQVEEGAVWKICQMTFGVNAIIQLANLATGGNYGFMRRPPVIGDHGLVLNYLIVTVLMTGTLIFINTIVQYSKKRRIPKSV
- a CDS encoding YwaF family protein, with the protein product MHHFFTTESTAPPAISVTWYSVMVLFVVTAIMMSLRYYQNEQFRKCFQYLQGFQLICLYLWYFAYHIPWSNSLPFYHCRLAMFAVLFLPDRWKSKQFFALMGVSGAIFALGYPVFDPYTFPHITSFSFLLGHYCLLINSLIYLLRWYDRNQLKNSQIVLYTFALDLFLVGVNQLTGGNYGLMARPPIMRGDKVWLNYLVVSSILALALLLFNQFFSRRSERVKVRK
- a CDS encoding peptide chain release factor 3, encoding MNVQEEIKKRRTFAIISHPDAGKTTITEQLLYFGGEIREAGTVKGKKTGNFAKSDWMDIEKQRGISVTSSVMQFDYDGKRVNILDTPGHEDFSEDTYRTLMAVDAAVMVVDSAKGIEAQTKKLFEVVKHRGIPVFTFMNKLDRDGREPLDLLQELEEVLGIASYPMNWPIGMGKAFEGLYDLYNQRLELYKGDERFASLEDGDKLFANNPFYEQVKDDIELLQEAGNEFSEEAILAGELTPVFFGSALTNFGVQTFLETFLKFAPEPHGHKKTDGELVDPYDKDFSGFVFKIQANMDPRHRDRIAFVRIVSGEFERGMSVNLPRTGKGAKLSNVTQFMAESRENVSNAVAGDIIGVYDTGTYQVGDTLTVGKNKFEFEPLPTFTPEIFMKVSAKNVMKQKSFHKGIEQLVQEGAIQLYTNYQTGEYMLGAVGQLQFEVFKHRMENEYNAEVVMSPMGKKTVRWIKPEDLDERMSSSRNILAKDRFDQPVFLFENDFALRWFADKYPDVELEEKMG
- a CDS encoding PH domain-containing protein, giving the protein MGLLSGLMGNASQKNVDKVERDLEDILVPGEQVTLAFSLIRDLIVFTEFRLILVDKQGVTGKKTSYKSLPYRSISRFSVETSGHFDLDAELKIWVSSAVEPSEVLQFKSDNSVIEIQQALASAVFK
- a CDS encoding magnesium transporter CorA family protein, which gives rise to MFIDKQLGQDRKWINIDSDLIAENSYLYKKYDIDKETIEYAMDKNERAHMDYNRENGTITFIYNVLDLEKDKEYYETIPMTFIVQDTRLVTISNQDNAYIIEQMVRYLESHGELSIYKLLFAGLEMISNAYYPIIDRLDKHKDELNRLLRKTTTTKNLYALSDLETGMVYLVAAAKQNRMLLEHIKAHAIYRRMNDVEKEQFDDAMIEARQLVSMTELISNVLQQLSGSYNNILNNNLNDNLTTLTIFEALLAVLAVITGFFGMNIPLPMTEDPNAWIYVSLCSFILWLILAKVMRWIVKKR
- a CDS encoding DEAD/DEAH box helicase codes for the protein MKFNEFNLSAALLAEIEKAGFVEASPIQEQTIPLALEGKDVIGQAQTGTGKTAAFGLPTLEKIDVDNTVIQALVIAPTRELAVQSQEELFRFGRSKGVKVRSVYGGSSIEKQIKALKSGAHIVVGTPGRLLDLIKRKALKLNHIETLILDEADEMLNMGFLEDIEAIISRVPETRQTLLFSATMPEAIKRIGVQFMKEPEHVKIAAKELTTDLVDQYYIRVKEGEKFDTMTRLMDVEQPELAIVFGRTKRRVDELTRGLKIRGFRAEGIHGDLDQNKRLRVLRDFKNGNLDVLVATDVAARGLDISGVTHVYNYDIPQDPESYVHRIGRTGRAGKTGQSITFVSPNEMGYLQIIENLTKKRMKGMKPATAEEAFQAKKQVALKKIERDFEDEKIRTNFEKFGKDARKLAAEFTPEELAMYILSLTVQDPDSLPEVEIAREKPLPFKPSGGGFGGKGKGGRGNGRRGDQRRDRNRRDDREGGRRDFKRKSNKNSRDFEGKGNKHPHRTSNEKKNGFVIRNKGDK